A single window of Oerskovia paurometabola DNA harbors:
- a CDS encoding ATP-binding cassette domain-containing protein, producing MTDAPTGTPTGPDHVVPSPSVTSTDPARRLDWRRLRGPQAVVALVALTIGAIGAAYGTVVAGWLAADPTTATLQLLAACVVGAALLDTVGQVVWAGVVDRAEGRLRGDLLSAALHQPLDTLTEQAVGEVLDRVDDDTHAVGTLVRRQAWGAGRTLVGVVPMWVVAGLTWWPAWILFPVLGLVAGLVVRPMLGEIARRKVIEEAAWTDHAAAFEEAVAARDDLRTSLGQSFAVRRLAERSAQVHRRFESVLSVESSMLRRAGLVLASLLAGVAVSGAALAADGQLGVDRLVTLFLVTSMFVGQTDNLVHHLPDIQEGLGALTRIRQMLSVAPEPVGGRPVPEGPVGIELRDVHFSYAEGTFALDGVSLDVPAGATIALVGRTGSGKSTLASLLSRAVEPPRDAVFVGGVDVRDLDLQALRAAVGVVTQRTEILAGTLAENVALFADVPRSSIEDAVRELRLDDWVAGLPDGLDTVLGPGGTSLSAGEEQLVAFARLLVRDVQVVVLDEATARMDPLTEARVVAASERLLAGRTGVLVAHRLTTIERARLIAVLDRGSVVQQGDRAALARLAGPYRDLLEASVAQDGLASPAPAEGAGSLERGARPDHGLDDAGSSGERPAAAPGQADEAVGGRRRLGAPPVLADPGDGPSLARGVLHALFVRPAWGVVGAGLFLVASLVSAQGAVTGFLWGRAVQGLDEGFPAGLLVPFAVLLVVAPLCLARALYVYPRWWIEVLLRVRMSVMTGQTRQHRLTATPPGEVVARAMDADRFVRYADRWVDLVNGLVIAGVTALLSRSWLAGAVLLAVMVVSAAASALGRPIAGRSATRSSAARARFGRSLVSALDSARTVKLAARTPQVHAHLHEVDAGRVRAAIFEHRVQAALDGVPLVMIQLGVVAAWAGLLTGTWDLATALLVANAVNGFGWFGVVAGAVVTEAPGTRSWQRATSRLAAGADLMDVPPGVDLLTGAAPTPAPSPRQALELLELAGVSALHDDGTIGVQGVDLTIERGELVLLLGQVGAGKSSLLAALAGLMEHTGHIRWNGTDVEDAQTFLRPGQVAHVAQVPRVLSGTFADNVRLGHEREVQGPVAAARMERDVVEAGGHGALVGHRGVRLSGGQVQRLALARALATDAELLLADDVSSALDAATEIELWSSLRERGTTVIGSTSKRAALARADRVVVLHEGAIAEVGPWRDLAPRWGHLAG from the coding sequence ATGACCGATGCACCCACCGGCACTCCGACCGGCCCAGACCATGTCGTCCCTTCCCCGTCCGTCACCTCGACGGACCCCGCGCGCCGCCTCGACTGGCGGCGCCTGCGCGGGCCCCAGGCCGTCGTCGCGCTCGTCGCGCTCACGATCGGTGCGATCGGTGCCGCGTACGGCACCGTGGTCGCGGGCTGGCTCGCCGCGGACCCGACGACGGCGACGCTCCAGCTCCTCGCCGCGTGCGTCGTCGGCGCGGCCCTGCTCGACACCGTCGGACAGGTGGTCTGGGCCGGGGTCGTCGACCGGGCCGAGGGGCGCCTGCGCGGAGACCTGCTCTCCGCGGCCCTGCACCAGCCGCTGGACACCCTCACCGAGCAGGCCGTGGGCGAGGTGCTGGACCGCGTCGACGACGACACCCATGCCGTCGGCACGCTCGTGCGTCGTCAGGCGTGGGGTGCAGGACGCACGCTCGTCGGCGTGGTCCCCATGTGGGTCGTGGCCGGGCTGACGTGGTGGCCCGCGTGGATCCTGTTCCCCGTGCTCGGCCTGGTCGCCGGGCTGGTCGTGCGCCCCATGCTCGGGGAGATCGCTCGCCGGAAGGTGATCGAGGAGGCGGCCTGGACGGACCATGCGGCCGCGTTCGAGGAGGCCGTGGCCGCGCGCGACGACCTGCGCACGAGCCTGGGCCAGTCGTTCGCCGTGCGCAGGCTCGCCGAACGGTCGGCGCAGGTCCACCGACGCTTCGAGTCCGTTCTCTCGGTCGAGTCGAGCATGCTCCGGCGTGCCGGGCTCGTGCTCGCCTCGCTCCTCGCAGGTGTGGCGGTCTCGGGTGCGGCGCTCGCCGCGGACGGCCAGCTGGGCGTCGACCGTCTCGTCACGCTGTTCCTGGTCACGTCGATGTTCGTGGGGCAGACCGACAACCTCGTCCACCACCTGCCCGACATCCAGGAGGGGCTCGGGGCGCTCACGCGCATCCGGCAGATGCTCTCGGTCGCCCCCGAGCCGGTGGGTGGGCGCCCCGTCCCGGAGGGCCCCGTGGGCATCGAGCTCCGGGACGTCCACTTCTCCTACGCCGAGGGCACGTTCGCCCTCGACGGCGTGAGCCTGGACGTGCCGGCCGGCGCGACGATCGCGCTCGTCGGTCGGACGGGCTCGGGCAAGTCGACCCTCGCGTCGCTGCTGTCCCGGGCGGTCGAGCCGCCCCGCGACGCGGTGTTCGTGGGCGGCGTCGACGTGCGCGACCTCGACCTGCAGGCGCTGCGCGCCGCGGTGGGCGTCGTGACCCAGCGGACCGAGATCCTCGCGGGCACGCTCGCGGAGAACGTCGCGCTGTTCGCCGACGTCCCGCGCTCGTCGATCGAGGACGCGGTGCGCGAGCTGCGCCTCGACGACTGGGTGGCCGGGCTTCCCGACGGGCTCGACACGGTGCTCGGCCCCGGCGGGACGTCCCTGTCGGCGGGGGAGGAGCAGCTCGTCGCGTTCGCCCGCCTCCTGGTGCGCGACGTCCAGGTCGTCGTCCTGGACGAGGCCACGGCGCGCATGGACCCGTTGACCGAGGCCCGGGTCGTGGCCGCCTCGGAGCGGCTGCTCGCGGGCCGCACGGGCGTGCTCGTCGCGCACCGGCTCACGACGATCGAACGCGCCCGCCTGATCGCGGTGCTCGACCGGGGGAGCGTCGTCCAGCAGGGTGACCGGGCCGCGCTCGCGCGGCTCGCGGGTCCCTACCGTGACCTGCTCGAGGCGAGCGTCGCGCAGGACGGGCTCGCGTCGCCGGCACCGGCCGAGGGTGCAGGCAGTCTCGAGCGCGGGGCCCGCCCGGACCACGGGCTCGACGACGCCGGTTCGAGCGGTGAGCGTCCGGCCGCGGCTCCGGGGCAGGCGGACGAGGCCGTCGGCGGTCGGCGCCGACTGGGCGCACCCCCGGTCCTCGCCGACCCGGGAGACGGCCCCAGCCTCGCGCGCGGCGTGCTGCACGCGCTGTTCGTGCGTCCGGCGTGGGGCGTCGTGGGGGCCGGGCTGTTCCTCGTGGCGAGCCTCGTCTCGGCGCAGGGAGCGGTCACCGGGTTCCTCTGGGGGCGCGCCGTCCAGGGGCTCGACGAGGGCTTCCCGGCGGGGCTGCTCGTCCCGTTCGCGGTCCTCCTCGTGGTCGCGCCGCTGTGCCTCGCGCGCGCCCTGTACGTCTACCCGCGCTGGTGGATCGAGGTCCTGCTGCGCGTGCGCATGTCGGTCATGACGGGCCAGACGCGCCAGCACCGGCTCACGGCGACGCCGCCCGGCGAGGTCGTGGCGCGAGCCATGGACGCCGACCGCTTCGTGCGGTACGCGGACCGCTGGGTCGACCTCGTCAACGGGCTCGTCATCGCGGGCGTCACGGCGCTGCTCAGCCGGTCGTGGCTCGCGGGGGCCGTGCTGCTCGCGGTCATGGTCGTGTCGGCCGCTGCGTCGGCGCTCGGCCGACCGATCGCCGGTCGGTCGGCCACACGCTCCTCGGCCGCGCGTGCCCGGTTCGGGCGGTCGCTGGTCTCGGCGCTCGACTCGGCGCGTACCGTCAAGCTCGCGGCCCGGACCCCGCAGGTGCACGCGCACCTGCACGAGGTCGACGCGGGCCGGGTGCGGGCCGCGATCTTCGAGCACCGGGTGCAGGCCGCGCTCGACGGCGTGCCGCTCGTCATGATCCAGCTCGGCGTCGTCGCGGCGTGGGCGGGTCTCCTGACGGGTACGTGGGACCTCGCGACGGCGCTCCTGGTCGCGAACGCGGTCAACGGCTTCGGGTGGTTCGGCGTCGTGGCCGGGGCGGTCGTGACCGAGGCGCCCGGCACCCGGTCCTGGCAGCGGGCGACGAGCCGCCTCGCCGCGGGGGCGGACCTCATGGACGTGCCGCCCGGCGTCGACCTGCTCACCGGTGCGGCGCCCACGCCGGCGCCCAGCCCCCGGCAGGCGCTCGAGCTCCTGGAGCTGGCGGGCGTGAGCGCGCTGCACGACGACGGCACGATCGGTGTGCAGGGCGTCGACCTGACGATCGAGCGCGGCGAGCTCGTGCTGCTGCTCGGCCAGGTGGGTGCGGGCAAGTCGAGCCTCCTCGCGGCCCTCGCCGGGCTCATGGAGCACACGGGCCACATCCGGTGGAACGGGACCGACGTCGAGGACGCGCAGACGTTCCTGCGTCCGGGGCAGGTCGCGCACGTCGCGCAGGTCCCGCGCGTGCTGTCGGGAACGTTCGCCGACAACGTGCGGCTCGGTCACGAGCGTGAGGTCCAGGGACCGGTCGCGGCCGCGCGCATGGAGCGGGACGTGGTCGAGGCGGGCGGGCACGGGGCGCTCGTGGGGCATCGCGGTGTGCGGCTCTCGGGCGGTCAGGTGCAGCGGCTCGCGCTCGCCCGGGCGCTCGCGACCGACGCCGAGCTCCTCCTGGCCGACGACGTGTCGAGCGCCCTGGACGCCGCGACGGAGATCGAGCTGTGGTCGTCGCTGCGCGAGCGCGGGACCACCGTGATCGGTTCGACCTCGAAGCGCGCGGCTCTCGCGCGTGCGGACCGGGTCGTCGTCCTGCACGAGGGTGCGATCGCGGAGGTCGGGCCGTGGCGCGACCTGGCGCCGAGGTGGGGGCATCTCGCGGGCTGA